One genomic window of Penaeus chinensis breed Huanghai No. 1 chromosome 35, ASM1920278v2, whole genome shotgun sequence includes the following:
- the LOC125044258 gene encoding DNA damage-inducible transcript 4-like protein isoform X2: MEEVESMEARLVTKKLESVLYRGVERYFNFDAFIVPRNTLLKAAHDILRLSSERPLGLRGSLVELYLCHEGSCKRLAQVVADPRQEVKTVIKLTLHQDDTSDPATLHLRSGYTMERCCLP, encoded by the exons AAGAGGTAGAGAGCATGGAAGCTCGACTTGTCACGAAGAAACTGGAGAGTGTCTTGTACCGAGGTGTTGAGCGGTACTTCAATTTTGATGCCTTCATCGTACCCCGGAATACACTGCTAAA aGCTGCGCATGACATACTGAGGCTGTCCTCCGAACGCCCGCTTGGCCTTCGCGGTTCCCTCGTTGAACTTTATCTCTGCCATGAAGGTTCTTGTAAGAG ACTGGCACAAGTGGTAGCAGATCCGCGCCAGGAAGTGAAGACCGTGATCAAGCTGACCCTCCACCAGGATGATACCTCAGACCCCGCCACGCTGCACCTGCGCTCGGGCTACACGATGGAACGTTGTTGCCTGCCGTGA